In the genome of Gorilla gorilla gorilla isolate KB3781 chromosome 22, NHGRI_mGorGor1-v2.1_pri, whole genome shotgun sequence, the window tttaacgGATGGCTGCAGAGCCAGCTGGGAAACACGCGGATTGAAAAATAATGCTCCAGAAGGCACGAGACTGGGGCGAAGGAGAGAGACGGCTGGGCTTCTAGCGTAGACCGCAGAGGGAGACGTATCTCAGAACTAGGGGCAATAACGTGGGTGTctctttgtatttgtttattttgtaacttTGCTATTTGAAGACCAATTATTTACTATGctaatttgtttgcttgtttttaaaaccGTGCTTGCACAGTAAAAGTTCCCCAACAACGGAAGTAACCCGACGTTCCTCACACTCCCTAGGAgactgtgtgcgtgtgtgcccgCGCGTGTGCTCACAGTGTCAAGTGCTAGCATCCGAGATCTGCAGAAACAAATTTCTGAATTCGAAATGTATGGGTGTGAGAAATTCAGCTCGGGGGGGGGAACAGATTAGGGACTGGGGGAGACAGGTGGCTGCCTGTACTATAAGGAACCGCCAACGCCAGCATCTGTAGTCCAAGCAGGGCTGCTCTGTAAAGGCTTAGCAATTTTTTCTGTAGGCTTGCTGCAGACGGTCTCTggcttttcccatctgtaaaatgggtgaatGCATCCGTACCTCAGCTACCTCCGTGAGGTGCTTCTCCAGTTCGGGCTTAATTCCTCATCGTCAAGAGTTTTCAGGTTTCAGAGCCAGCCTGCAATAGGTAAAACATGTCCCAACGCGGTCGCGAGTGGTTCCATCTCGCTGTCTGGCCCACAGCGTGGAGAAGCCTTGCCCAGGCCTGAAACTTCTCTTTGCAGTTCCAGAAAGCAGGCGACTGGGACGGAAGGCTCTTTGCTAACCTTTTACAGCGGAGCCCTGCTTGGACTACAGATGCCAGCGTTGCCCCTGCCCCAAGGCGTGTGGTGATCACAAAGACGACACTGAAAATACTTACTATCATCCGGCTCCCCTGCTAATAAATGGAGGGGTGTTTAACTACAGGCACGACTCTGCCCTTGTGCTAGCGCGGTTACCCTGCGGAAATAACTCGTCCCTATACCCACACCATCCTCAACCTAAAGGAGAGTTGTGAATTCTTTCAAAACACTCTTCTGGAGTCCGTCCCCTCCCTCCTTGCCCGCCCTCTACCCCTCAAGGTCCTGCCCCCAGCTGGGGGCGCTACCGGCTGCCGTCGGAGCTGCAGCCACAGCCACCTCCTAGACGCGCGAGGAGAGCACCAAGATAGTGGGGACTTTGTGCCTGGGCATCGTTTACATTTGGGGCGCCAAATGCCCACGTGTTGATGAAACCAGTGAGATGGGAACAGGCGGCGGGAAACCAGACAGAGGAAGAGCTAGGGAGGAGACCTCAGCCCCGGATCCTGGGTCGCCAGGGTTTTCCACGCGCATCCCAAAAGGTGCGGCTGCGTGGGGCATCAGGTTAGTTTGTTAGACTCTGCAGAGTCTCCAAACCATCCCATCCCCCAACCTGACTCTGTGGTGGCCgtattttttacagaaatttgACCACGTTCCCTTTCTCCCTGGGTCCCAAGCGCGCTCAGCCCTCTCTCCATCCCCCGTGAGCCcgcccttctcctccccctcgcCTCCTCGGGTCCCTCCTCCAGTCCCTCCCCAAGAATCTCCCGGCCACGGGCGCCCATTGGTTGTGCGCAGGGAGGAGGCGTGTGCCCGGCCTGGCGAGTTTCATTGAGCGGAATTAGCCCGGATGACATCAGCTTCCCAGCCCCCCGGCGGGCCCAGCTCATTGGCGAGGCAGCCCCTCCAGGACACGCACTTTgttccccgcccccgccccggccACCGCTGCCGCCGTCGCCGCTGCCACCGGGCTATAAAAACCGGCCGAGCCCCTAAAGGTGCGGATGCTTATTATAGACCGACGCGACACCAGCGCCCGGTGCCAGGTTCTCCGCTGAGGCTTTTCGGAGCGAGCTCCTCAAATCGCATCCACAGTAAGTGTCCCCGCCCCACAGTAGCCCCAGCCTAGATCCCAGGGACAGACTCTCCTCAACTCGGCTGTGACCCAGAATGCTCCGATACAGGGGGTCTGGATCCCTACTCTGCGGGCCATTTCTCCAGAGCGACTTTGCTCTTCTGTCCTCCCCACACTCACCGCTGCATCTCCCTCACCAAAAGCGAGAAGTCGGAGCGACAACAGCTCTTTCTGCCCAAGCCCCAGTCAGCTGGTGAGCTCCCCGTGGTCTCCAGATGCAGCACATGGACTCTGGGCCCCGCGCCGGCTCTGGGTgcatgtgcgtgtgcgtgtgtttgCTGCGTGGTGTCGATGGAGATAAGGTTGATCCGTTTGAGGAACCAAATCATTAGTTCTCTATTTAGATCTCCATTCTCCCCAAAGAAAGGCCCTCACTTCCCACTCGTTTATTCCAGCCCGGGGGGCTCAGTTTTCCCACTCCTAACTGAAAGCCCGAAGCCTCTAGAATGCCACCCGCACCCCGAGGGTCACCAACGCTCCCTGAAATAACCTGTTGCATGAGAGCAGAGGGGAGATAGAGAGAGCTTAATTATAGGTACCCGCGTGCAGCTAAAAGGAGGGCCAGAGATAGTAGCGAGGGGGACGAGGAGCCACGGGCCACCTGTGCCGGGAACCCGCGCTGTGGTACTGCGGTGCAGGCGGGAGCAGCTTTTCTGTCTCTCACtgactcactcactctctctctctctctctctctctctctcattctctctcttttctcctcctctcctggaAGTTTTCGGGTCCGAGGGAAGGAGGACCCTGCGAAAGCTGCGACGACTATCTTCCCCCGGGGCCATGGACTCGGACGCCAGCCTGGTGTCCAGCCGCCCGTCGTCGCCAGAGCCCGATGACCTTTTTCTGCCAGCCCGGAGTAAGGGCAGCAGCGGCAGCGCCTTCACTGGGGGCACCGTGTCCTCGTCCACCCCGAGCGACTGCCCGCCGGAGCTGAGCGCCGAGCTGCGCGGCGCTATGGGCTCTGCGGGCGCGCATCCTGGGGACAAGCTAGGAGGCAGTGGCTTCAAGTCATCCTCGTCCAGCACCTCGTCGTCTACGTCGTCGGCGGCTGCGTCGTCCACCAAGAAGGACAAGAAGCAAATGACAGAGCCGGAGCTGCAGCAGCTGCGTCTCAAGATCAACAGCCGCGAGCGCAAGCGCATGCACGACCTCAACATCGCCATGGATGGCCTCCGCGAGGTCATGCCGTACGCACACGGCCCTTCGGTGCGCAAGCTTTCCAAGATCGCCACGCTGCTGCTGGCGCGCAACTACATCCTCATGCTCACCAACTCGCTGGAGGAGATGAAGCGACTGGTGAGCGAGATCTACGGGGGCCACCACGCTGGCTTCCACCCGTCGGCCTGCGGCGGCTTGGCGCACTCCGCGCCCCTGCCCGCCGCCACCGCGCACCCGGCAGCAGCAGCGCACGCCGCACATCACCCTGCGGTGCACCACTCCATCCTGCCGCCCGCCGCCGCAGCGGCTGCTGCCGCCGCTGCAGCCGCGGCTGTGTCCAGCGCCTCTCTGCCCGGATCCGGGCTGCCGTCGGTCGGCTCCATCCGTCCACCGCACGGCCTACTCAAGTCTCCGTCTGCTGCCGCGGCCGCCCCgctggggggcgggggcggcggcagTGGGGCGAGCGGGGGCTTCCAGCACTGGGGCGGcatgccctgcccctgcagcatgTGCCAGGTGCCGCCGCCGCACCACCACGTGTCGGCCATGGGCGCCGGCAGCCTGCCACGCCTCACCTCCGACGCCAAGTGAGCCGACTGGCGCCGGCGCGTTCTGGCGACAGGGGAGCCCGGGGCCGCGGGGAAGCGAGGACTGGCCTGCGCTGGGCTCGGGAGCTCTGTCGCGAGGAGGGGCGCAGGACCATGGACtgggggtggggcatggtggggatTCCAGCATCTGCGAACCCAAGCAATGGGGGCGCCCACAGAGCAGTGGGGAGTGAGGGGATGTTCTCTCCAGGACCTGATCGAGCGCTGTCTGGCTTTAACCTGCGCTGGTCCAGTAGACATCGTTTTATGAAAAGGTACCGCTGTGTGCATTCCTCACTAGAACTCATCCGACCCCCGACCCCCACCTCCGGGAAAAGATTCTAAAAACTTCTTTCCCTGAGAGCGTGGCCTGACTTGCAGACTCGGCTTGGGCAGCACTTcgggggcgggggggaggggggggttATGGGAGGGGGACACATTGGGGacttgctcctcttcctcctttcttggcGGGTGGGAGACTCCGGGTAGCCGCACTGCAGAAGCAACAGCCCAACCGCGCCCTCCAGGGTCGTCCCTGGCCCAAGGCCAGGGGCCACAAGTTAGTTGGAAGCCGGCGTTCCGTATCAGAAGCGCTGATGGTCATATCCAATCTCAATATCTGGGTCAATCCACACCGTCTTAGAACTGTGGCCGTTCCTCCCTGTCTCTCGTTGATTTGGGAGAATATGGTTTTCTAATAAATCTGTGGATGTTCCTTCTTCAACAGTATGAGCAAGTTTATAGACATTCAGAGTAGAACCACTTGTGGATTGGAATAACCCAAAACTGCCGATTTCAGGGGCGGGTgcattgtagttattattttaaaatagaaactacCCCACCGACTCATCTTTCCTTCTCTAAGCACAAAGTGATTTGGTTATTTTGGTACCTGAGAACGTAACAGAATTAAAAGGCAGTTGCTGTGGAAACAGTTTGGGTTATTTGGGGATTctgttggctttttaaatttttcttttttggatgtgTAAATTTATCAATGATGAGGTAAGTGCGCAATGTTAAGCTGTTTGCTCACGTGACTGCCAGCCCCATCGGAGTCTAAGCCGGCTTTCttctattttggtttatttttgccACGTTTAACACAAATGGTAAACTCCTCCACGTGCTTCCTGCGTTCCGTGCAAGCCGCCTCGGCGCTGCCTGCGTTGCAAACTGGGCTTTGTAGCCTCTGCCGTGTAACACCCTTCCTCTGATCGCACCGCCCCTCGCAGAGAGTGtatcatctgttttatttttgtaaaaacaaagtgctaaataatatttattacttGTTTGGTTGCAAAAACGAAATAAATGACTGAGTGttgagattttaaataaaatttaaagtaaagtCGGGGGATTTCCATCCGTGTGCCACCCCGAAAAGGGGTTCAGGACGCGATACCTGGGGCCGGATTTGGGGATCGTTCCCCCAGTTTGGCACTAGAGACACACATGCATTATCTTTCAAACATGTTCCGAGCAAATCCTCCGGGTCTTTTTCACAACTTGcttgtccttatttttattttctgacgcCTAACCCGGAACTGCCTTTCTCTTCAGTTGAGTATTGAGCTCCTTTATAAGCAGACATTTCCTTCCCGGAGCATCGGACTTTGGGACTTGCAGGGTGAGGGCTGCGCCTTTGGCTGGGGGTCTGGGCTCTCAGGAGTCCTCTACTGCtcgatttttagatttttatttcctttctgctcAGAGGCGGTCTCCCGCCACCACCTTCCCCCTACGGGTTTCCTTGGCTTCAGCTGCGGACCTGGATTCTGCGGAGCCGTGGCGTTCCCAGCAAAGCGCTTGGGGAGTGGTTGGTGCAGAATCTACTAacccttccattccttttcagCCATCTCCACTACCCTCCCCCAGCGGCCACCCCCGCCTTGAACTGCAAAGGATCAGGTGCTCCGCACCTCTGGAGGAGCACTGGCAGCGCTTTGGCCTCTGTGCTCTTTCCTGGGGTCACCTCTGTCTCCTCTTGGCCATTGGGTTCTCACAATCCAAACCCGCGATGCAAATTTAGGATGTGGCTGTGAAGAGAGATTCTGAgtggaaataaaaatactttggCCTTCCTGGCCAAGGACCAGGGCAGATCCTGTTGTAGTCTCCGTGCCCCAGGGCTGACCTGAGAATGAGCCCCTGAAAAGACAGCGGGTACGGGCACAGTAAGAACATCCCCTGGTCCAGGGTCCTCTCTCTGACAATATTTTTGGTGGCCACTGGCCACCCTGGAACTGGGGGTGCAGAAGATTTCCCCAGTCAGAACCCCATTTCTTGAGTCGCATAGCTGAGCCTGGCTCACACAGGCAGGCACCCTTTGCTTAAAGACTGCTCCGTCCCCTAGCAAGGGACAGGCACTTCCTGCTCCTCCAGCAGGGAATGTCGGACTGCTGGCCAGGACAGCAGTGGCCCAGGGATTGGGTGCTGGAGGCCTAGTTTTTCACCGATGGGCCTGGCTTTTTGCAAAGGCTGGGAGGGATTTGGAGAGGCTGAGCAGCTGGGGGCTGAAGACGGGTAGAAAGCCTCTTGCCCCCACCACCCCAACAGCGCCATGTGAATCCAAGAAGAAGGA includes:
- the OLIG2 gene encoding oligodendrocyte transcription factor 2, which codes for MDSDASLVSSRPSSPEPDDLFLPARSKGSSGSAFTGGTVSSSTPSDCPPELSAELRGAMGSAGAHPGDKLGGSGFKSSSSSTSSSTSSAAASSTKKDKKQMTEPELQQLRLKINSRERKRMHDLNIAMDGLREVMPYAHGPSVRKLSKIATLLLARNYILMLTNSLEEMKRLVSEIYGGHHAGFHPSACGGLAHSAPLPAATAHPAAAAHAAHHPAVHHSILPPAAAAAAAAAAAAAVSSASLPGSGLPSVGSIRPPHGLLKSPSAAAAAPLGGGGGGSGASGGFQHWGGMPCPCSMCQVPPPHHHVSAMGAGSLPRLTSDAK